In Quercus robur chromosome 10, dhQueRobu3.1, whole genome shotgun sequence, a genomic segment contains:
- the LOC126702754 gene encoding uncharacterized protein LOC126702754, which yields MEAPEKSEETVSNYTPRMAGTVNWGTATVVGVFAGLLYGGSREASASVSKDAEVMLKLGSTADKREQHRLVRDAMEKRFVRVARGSIIGGVRLGMFTAAFYSLQNLLAEKRGVHDVFNVAAAGSATAATFGLIMPGSLQWRARNVALGSILGAAICFPLGWLQLKLIEKANEGNMAANPSSESRSGVGAAIERLEGNLNE from the exons ATGGAAGCTCCTGAAAAATCTGAAGAAACTGTCTCAAAT TATACTCCAAGGATGGCTGGAACTGTCAATTGGGGCACAGCAACTGTTGTTGGAGTGTTTGCAGGCTTGTTATATGGAGGCAGTAGGGAGGCATCTGCTTCTGTT AGCAAGGATGCAGAGGTAATGTTGAAGCTAGGGAGCACTGCAGATAAACGTGAGCAGCATCGACTAGTGAGAGATGCAATGGAAAAAAGATTTGTACGAGTTGCTCGTGGCTCCATAATTGGTGGAGTACGCCTTGGAATGTTCACTGCCGCATTTTACAGTTTACAGAATCTGCTTGCAGAGAAACGAGGTGTGCATGATGTTTTCAATGTTGCTGCTGCTGGTTCAGCCACTGCTGCAACATTTGGTCTAATTA TGCCAGGATCACTCCAATGGCGTGCAAGGAATGTTGCGCTGGGTTCCATTTTGGGAGCGGCAATATGTTTCCCTCTTG GTTGGCTTCAGCTGAAGCTTATAGAGAAAGCAAATGAAGGAAATATGGCAGCTAATCCTAGTTCAGAATCAAGGAGTGGTGTTGGTGCAGCTATAGAGAGGCTCGAGGGAAATTTGaatgaataa